A stretch of Salarias fasciatus chromosome 23, fSalaFa1.1, whole genome shotgun sequence DNA encodes these proteins:
- the ftsj3 gene encoding pre-rRNA 2'-O-ribose RNA methyltransferase FTSJ3: protein MGKKLKTGKTRKDKFYHLAKETGYRSRSSFKLIQLNRKFQFLQKARALIDLCAAPGGWLQVASKFMPVSSLIIGVDLVPIKPIPNVVALQEDITTDKCRQALKKELQTWKVDVVLNDGAPNVGANWQHDAFSQAHLTLMALKLACEFLNKGGTFVTKVFRSKDYQPLLWIFQQFFKKVQATKPQASRNESAEIFVICQGFVAPDKIDSKFFDPKHAFKEVDVQAKTVKDLIPVKKPKAEGYTDGDLTLYHSFTVTAFLKAENPVDFLGKASEITFDNPDLESHPNTSDEIKECCRDIKVLGRKELRLLLNWRTKLRRYLAKKLKEEAKQLDQEISLSSDEEMGDSEDESDKKRGKKDSENEEEEDEVEKKLAELKAAEVAELKRKKRKILKEQRKQRERVELKMDLPGVSIANTEDTCLFSLCTVKKQKVLTDLSKGDMKVADTLVDGEDDLHLSEEEDDEADEMSLASDLDEDDLNEVKQREEELNKKIPKKKVKFAEAEGDDEGQDSGLLVELEGKDEKEERETNLWFSKGIFSEIDLEGDAENELKQTELLQSKKSGKKRKAAEEEEEEEEEVMKPKAAAPAPVEEEKAGPSQKAVEESDSDSDDSSDDEQEITKMKKAKGAGLLSGETDNDNFQVVPVESTSKKARILNAEGLALGAMIATSKKRARDLVDSSFHRFASSDEPWEVPEWFLNDERKHRRKSVPVTKEMVEEYKQKWREIDARPIKRVAEAKARKKRKMLKKMEQAKKKAEAVVNTVDISEREKMAQLKSIYKKAGLGKEKREVTYVVTKKGAGKKVRRPAGVKGVFKVVDSRMKKDMRGLQKKEQRAKGGKGKGKGRQSKGGKGGVKGGKGRKGK, encoded by the exons ATGGGGAAGAAactcaaaacaggaaaaaccaGGAAGGATAAATTCTACCACCTCGCCAAAGAAACAG GTTATCGCTCTCGGTCGTCTTTCAAACTCATTCAGCTCAATCGTAAGTTCCAGTTCCTGCAGAAGGCCAGAGCTCTGATCGACCTGTGCGCTGCTCCCGGCGGATG GTTGCAGGTGGCTTCTAAGTTCATGCCTGTTTCCAGTCTTATCATTG GTGTTGATCTTGTCCCCATTAAACCCATCCCCAATGTGGTGGCACTGCAGGAGGACATCACTACTGACAAATGCAGACAG GCTCTCAAGAAAGAGCTTCAAACCTGGAAAGTTGATGTCGTGTTAAATGATGGAGCCCCGAATGTGGGCGCAAACTGGCAACATGATGCTTTCTCACAAG CTCATCTGACCCTCATGGCTCTGAAGCTGGCCTGTGAGTTTCTGAACAAAGGAGGCACTTTTGTCACAAAGGTTTTCCGCTCCAAAGACTACCAGCCGCTGCTCTGGATCTTCCAGCAGTTCTTCAAGAAGGTTCAAGCCACCAAGCCACAGGCATCCAGGAACGAGTCTGCTGAGATTTTTGTCATCTGTCAGG gattTGTTGCTCCAGACAAAATTGACAGTAAATTCTTTGATCCAAAACATGCGTTCAAAGAAGTGGACGTGCAGGCCAAGACTGTGAAGGATCTGATTCCCGTCAAGAAACCAAAG GCGGAGGGATACACAGACGGTGATCTGACCCTTTACCACAGTTTTACAGTAACGGCTTTTCTGAAAGCTGAAAACCCTGTTGATTTCCTCGGAAAAGCCAGCGAG ATTACCTTCGATAATCCAGACCTGGAGTCTCACCCGAACACCAGTGATGAAATCAAGGAGTGTTGTCGAGACATCAAAGTCCTGGGACGCAAAGAGCTGCG GCTTCTGCTTAACTGGAGGACCAAGCTGAGGAGATATTTGGCCAAGAAGTTAAAGGAGGAAGCCAAACAGCTTGACCAGGAAATCAG CTTATCGTCTGATGAAGAAATGGGTGATTCAGAGGATGAATCAGataagaaaagaggaaaaaaagattctgaaaatgaggaggaagaagatgaagtgGAGAAAAAACTGGCTGAACTGAAAGCTGCAGAGGTGGCTGAGCTCAAACG gaaaaagaggaaaattcttaaagagcagaggaagcagagagaaagagtcGAGCTGAAGATGGACCTACCAGGAGTCTCCATCGCAAACACTGAGGACAcgtgtttattttctctgtgcaCCGTCAAAAAGCAAAAG GTATTGACTGATTTGTCCAAAGGAGACATGAAGGTAGCAGACACCCTGGTAGACGGAGAGGATGACCTTCACCTctctgaggaagaggatgatgaagcAGATGAAATGTCCCTGGCCTCCGATTTAGATGAGGATGACTTGAATGAagtgaaacagagagaagaagaactgaacaagaaaataccaaagaaaaA AGTCAAGTTTGCCGAGGCTGAGGGGGATGACGAAGGGCAGGACAGTGGCTTGCTGGTGGAACTTGAAGGAAAAGATGAGAAGGAGGAGCGAGAGACCAACCTGTGGTTCAGCAAG GGCATCTTTTCTGAGATTGACTTGGAGGGAGATGCAGAGAATGAGCTGAAACAGACTGAGCTGCTTCAGAGCAAAAAATCAG gcaaaaagagaaaagctgcggaggaagaggaggaggaagaagaggaggttATGAAGCCAAAAGCAGCTGCTCCTGCCCCAGTAGAGGAAGAAAAGGCGGGACCGTCCCAGAAAGCTGTGGAAGAGAGTGACAGCGACTCAGATGACAGCAGCGATGACGAACA agaaattacCAAAATGAAGAAGGCAAAGGGGGCTGGTTTGCTATCAGGAGAGACTGATAATGACAACTTCCAGGTTGTGCCAGTTGAAAGCACAA GTAAGAAAGCCAGGATTCTAAATGCAGAGGGCTTGGCACTTGGAGCAATGATTGCAACTTCCAAGAAAAGAGCTCGAGACCTGGTGGACAGCTCCTTTCACAG GTTTGCTAGCTCCGATGAGCCGTGGGAGGTGCCTGAATGGTTCCTCAATGATGAACGTAAACACCGAAGGAAGTCAGTGCCTGTCACTAAAGAGATGGTGGAGGAGTACAAGCAAAAATGGAGAGAGATTGATGCCCGGCCCATCAAACGCGTTGCTGAGGCCAAGGccagaaagaagagaaag atGCTTAAGAAGATGGAGCAAGCCAAGAAGAAAGCAGAGGCAGTTGTCAACACAGTGGACATTTCTGAGAGGGAGAAGATGGCCCAGCTCAAGAG catttacaaaaaagcGGGCCTGggtaaagaaaaaagagaagtcaCATATGTTGTGACCAAAAAAGGAGCTGGCAAGAAGGTAAGGCGCCCTGCTGGAGTCAAGGGAGTCTTCAAAGTCGTGGACAGTCGCATGAAGAAGGACATGCGAGGACTGCAGAAGAAAGAGCAACGTGCTAAAGGGGGAAAAGGAAAAGGGAAGGGAAGACAATCTAAGGGTGGCAAAGGGGGAGTGAAGGGCGGCAAAGGgcgaaaaggaaaataa